From the Nodularia sp. NIES-3585 genome, one window contains:
- a CDS encoding alpha/beta fold hydrolase yields the protein MFPSFLPTSVGQLTEPTSIALAKSIQSQAIATPLINQPINTTYVQQGSGGTPILLIHGFDSSVLEFRRLLPLLAGDNQTWAVDLLGFGFTDRIAGLPFSPLAIKTHLYHFWKTLIQQPVILVGASMGGAAAIDFTLTYPEVVEKLVLIDSAGLKGGSPLTKLMFPPLDAFAANFLRNPKIRDRISRTAYKNQLLASIDAQLCGALHLEMPDWTQALIAFTKSGGYSAFKAKQLSEIVQPTLILWGDTDKILGTVDAKKFQQAIPHSKLTWIKDAGHVPHLEQPQITAQNILEFRN from the coding sequence ATGTTTCCTAGTTTTTTACCGACCTCAGTTGGGCAACTGACAGAACCTACCTCCATCGCCTTGGCTAAAAGTATTCAAAGTCAGGCGATCGCTACCCCTTTAATTAACCAACCAATTAACACTACTTATGTGCAGCAAGGTAGTGGTGGTACGCCGATTTTATTAATTCACGGCTTCGACAGTTCCGTGTTAGAATTTCGTCGCCTGTTGCCACTGCTCGCAGGGGATAATCAAACTTGGGCAGTGGATTTGTTAGGCTTTGGGTTTACAGACAGAATAGCTGGTTTACCATTTAGCCCCTTAGCCATCAAAACCCATCTGTATCATTTCTGGAAAACCTTAATTCAGCAACCAGTGATTTTGGTGGGTGCGTCGATGGGGGGTGCAGCAGCCATTGATTTCACCCTGACTTACCCAGAAGTTGTAGAAAAACTGGTGTTAATTGACAGCGCTGGATTAAAAGGGGGTTCACCATTAACTAAATTGATGTTTCCCCCTTTGGATGCTTTTGCAGCTAACTTTTTACGGAATCCTAAAATACGCGATCGCATTTCCCGCACTGCGTACAAAAATCAGCTTCTCGCGTCAATTGATGCTCAATTATGTGGTGCATTACACTTAGAAATGCCCGATTGGACACAAGCATTAATAGCTTTCACCAAAAGCGGAGGTTACAGTGCTTTTAAAGCAAAGCAGCTTTCAGAAATTGTCCAACCAACACTGATTTTATGGGGTGACACCGATAAAATTTTAGGTACGGTTGATGCCAAAAAATTTCAACAAGCAATTCCCCATAGTAAACTTACTTGGATAAAAGACGCTGGTCATGTCCCACACTTAGAACAGCCACAAATCACCGCCCAAAACATTTTAGAATTTCGTAATTAA
- a CDS encoding carbon dioxide-concentrating mechanism protein CcmK, with amino-acid sequence MPMAVGVIETLGFPAVLAAADAMVKSAAVTIVYYGQAESARMLVAVRGRVSEVNRAVEAGIFAGEQTFGGQVITHYIVPNPPENVETILPIHFTEVSEPFRM; translated from the coding sequence ATGCCAATGGCGGTTGGCGTAATTGAAACCTTGGGCTTTCCTGCTGTGCTAGCAGCAGCGGACGCAATGGTTAAATCTGCCGCAGTCACAATTGTGTATTATGGTCAAGCTGAAAGCGCTCGGATGTTAGTCGCTGTTCGGGGACGTGTTTCGGAAGTTAACAGGGCCGTAGAAGCAGGAATATTCGCCGGAGAACAAACTTTTGGTGGTCAAGTAATTACCCACTACATTGTTCCTAACCCCCCAGAAAACGTAGAGACCATTTTACCAATCCACTTCACCGAAGTATCTGAACCGTTCCGTATGTAA
- a CDS encoding carbon dioxide-concentrating mechanism protein CcmK: MSLQAVGALETKGFPAVLAAADAMVKAGRITLVGYIRVGSARFTINIRGDVSEVKTAMAAGIEAAENVHGGTLESWVIIARPHENVEAVLPIGYTDAVQQYRDSVENPIVRSSNRL, from the coding sequence ATGTCATTACAGGCCGTTGGCGCACTTGAAACAAAGGGTTTTCCTGCTGTACTAGCAGCAGCTGATGCGATGGTGAAAGCTGGTCGCATTACCCTTGTTGGTTATATCCGAGTCGGTAGCGCTCGTTTTACCATCAATATTCGCGGGGACGTTTCTGAAGTCAAAACAGCTATGGCAGCTGGTATTGAAGCCGCAGAAAATGTTCATGGCGGTACTCTCGAATCCTGGGTGATTATTGCTCGTCCCCACGAAAACGTGGAAGCGGTTCTGCCTATAGGCTATACAGATGCAGTCCAACAGTATCGGGATTCTGTAGAAAACCCCATTGTGCGCTCATCTAATAGGTTATAA